One genomic window of Podarcis muralis chromosome 9, rPodMur119.hap1.1, whole genome shotgun sequence includes the following:
- the LOC114604240 gene encoding C-type lectin domain family 4 member A, with the protein MTSEVTYAEVRFKNNGPSSAEPKASSGSEKPLSTFQKCKPWFPWVVSGFLMLLFVILLVFIIVIIKGSPKKGFLKSQFQKSTEWNCLLKRPEGKEPQLSCCMGDLEQYGSSCYYFSKDERTWNKSRAECMKKGFDLVIINSEAEQGFLTNHTQNSQVENFCIGLTNQKGTDQWHWVDETPLDPMLMFWRSKEPSNVDENCVVMHIGKGKGKKMKNNWNDVQCLVDEHHYVCETNTVSFPI; encoded by the exons ATGACTTCAGAGGTCACCTATGCTGAAGTGAGGTTCAAGAACAACGGGCCTTCATCTGCTGAACCCAAAG CATCTTCAGGAAGCGAAAAACCACTTAGTACATTCCAGAAATGCAAGCCCTGGTTTCCGTGGGTGGTGTCAGGGTTTTTGATGTTGCTCTTCGTCATCCTTCTTGTTTTCATCATTG TTATCATCAAAGGAAGTCCAAAGAAGGGATTCCTCAAAAGCCAGTTTCAGAAATCAACAGAATGGAATTGCCTCCTGAAGAGACCTGAAGGAAAAG AACCACAGCTGTCATGCTGCATGGGGGACCTAGAGCAATATGGATCCAGCTGCTACTATTTCTCCAAAGACGAAAGGACCTGGAACAAGAGCAGGGCAGAatgcatgaagaagggcttcgACTTGGTGATTATAAATTCAGAAGCTGAGCAG GGTTTCCTTACAAACCATACCCAGAACAGTCAAGTGGAAAATTTTTGTATCGGTCTCACAAATCAGAAGGGAACAGATCAATGGCATTGGGTGGATGAGACTCCTCTTGACCCCATGCTAAT GTTCTGGAGAAGCAAGGAACCTAGTAATGTTGATGAAAACTGTGTTGTCATGCATATAGGTAAAGGAAAAGGCAAAAAGATGAAGAATAACTGGAACGATGTCCAGTGTTTAGTGGACGAGCATCATTATGTTTGTGAAACAAATACAGTAtcttttcccatttaa